Sequence from the Thermodesulfobacteriota bacterium genome:
ATTTTTCAGGGCGGACTAATTAAAGGAAACTCTATGTATAAAGATAAAAAAATCGGCGTTGTCGTTCCTGCATATAACGAAGAGTTAATGATTAAGAAGGCACTCTTGTCCATCCCGGAACTTGTGGACATAGTTATAGTTGTGGATGATTGCAGCTTAGACCGAACGTCTGAGCTCGTGGAAGAATGTCAAAAAACATATGGCAGGATTATATTTATTCAGCATGACAAAAATCAGGGGGTTGGGGGAACTATTGTAACAGGGTATAAAAGGGCTATAGAGAAAGGGATTGACGTGGTGGTGGTAATGGCAGGGGATGGTCAGATGGACCCTCATGACCTGATCAGAGTGATAGAGCCAGTAGCAAATGGTGAAGTTGATTATGCCAAAGGGAATAGACTATTCAGAGGAGAATCCTGGGAATTAATCCCTCACTACAGGTATATAGGGAATTCTTTTTTATCGCTATTGACCAAGATTGCATCAGGATACTGGCATATCGCCGACTCTCAATGCGGTTATACAGCGGTCTCTCTCACGGCTTTAAAAAGGATAAACCTGGACTCAATATACAAACGATATGGTATGCCTAACGATATGTTGGTCAAATTGAACATACACGATTTCAAAGTAAGGGATATCTCAGTAAAACCGGTTTATAACCAGGGAGAAAAATCAAACATTAAACTGTGGAGAGTTATCCCCACTATATCCTGGTTATTGACAAAGGGGTTCTTCAGGAGGATTTTTGAAAAATACGTTATAAGAGATTTTCATCCCCTTGTATTCTTTTATCTATTTGGAATTCTGTTCTTTCTAGTCGGTTCTGGTTTAGGTATATTTACTCTGATTATCGACCAACTGAAGCTTTTTGAGATAGGATACGGCTGGATGATTCTGGGGGGTATGCTGTTTATGTCCGGGATACAACTCATCCTCTTTGCTATGTGGTTTGATATGGACAACAACAAAGACCTAAAAGGGTAGAAATTCACATGGAACAGGTAAAATTGTGGTACATGCCGCACAATTTATATAAGATATTTTTTATTATAGTCATTTTCTGGATATTCTCATGGAGTATTAATGGAATCCGGTTTTCCTATGATTCATGGAGCCATCTGTCCATTGGAAGGTATATCATTGACAATCTAACCATACCGAAAACCTTTGTTTTTTCTTACTCCCTCCCACAGAAGGAATGGATAGACTATGAATGGCTTTTTCAGGTTATATTCTATCAGGTATTCCGCATTTTTTCCTATAAGGGTGCTCTTGTCTTTGGGGCTTTGCTTATTACAGCAACTTTTCTTCTTGTATGTCTACATCGTTCGTTTAGGGGGAAAACTTCGGGGAAAAACTTCGAAGATTGGTATGATTTACAGGATTACCTTAACAAAAGGGTTATCATCCATTTTATGGTTATCATGGTAGCCTTTCTGGTTATTGAATCCAGATTAACCCTTCGTCCCCACCTCTTTGAATATCTATTTCTGGCATCATTTCTCATTATCCTGTTCAAGTACAATGCCAGTAAAAAGAGTTTCATAATGCTCCCCCTCATTCAGATTCTCTGGATCAATATACATGGGAGCGCTATTTTAGGACCCTCGATAATTCTAGCCTACTTAACAGGGAAAACGATAGATAATTCTATTGCTGCCGATCAAGAAGGCAGGGGTTGGAATAACTTGGGGGGCTTATTTATGCTCTTTCTATTGGTCTCGATATCGACAATTGTTAACCCATATACGTACAAAATTTTTCAGGTTCCTTACGAATCGGTGGTCTTCTATTTAAAGAATCCGGATATTCAACCTCTATTTGCGGAAAGGCAAAACATATTTGTTACCAGTTCTTTTATTGAGATACTCCCTTGCATAATCCTGCTCTTTGTGAGCGGGTACTCCTTTCTAACGCTGAGGAAAGAACAGAGGCTTTCGGATTTGTTGGTCTACTTTCTTTTTGTCTCACTCCTGTTAGGGGGAAAAAGATTTATGGGAGAGTTCGTCATAGCAAGCTCATTTTTTTCTCTTGAAAATATGAAACGATATGAAGACAAAAAAGCTGCTGAGAAAACCGGAAGAGCACTTTCCAAATCTCCTGTGACAAGCGTTATAAAACTGCTTCCATCTGTCCTCTTTTTTTCCCTGCTCTTTGTCCCAAATATTCATTCAGAATGGAATATGAAAAGCGACCGGTTTCCTCTCCCGGTAAAGGCAGAGGAGTTTATAGAACAGACAAACCTGAAGGGGAATTTGTTAAACTCATTAGAAATAGGGGGTTACCTGATATGGAGAACCTTCCCTGAAAGGCAGGTCTTCTACTGCGACGCTCAGGGCTTCTCTGACCTTTTACCTGCATTTATCAGGGCACATATCGATCCCAGTTCATTGAATGCTTTGGAGCAAAGATATGGTTTTAACTATGCCCTGGTAGCCATTAAGGATCGCTTCGATAAGTATCTCAGTGAAGAGAAAGGCTGGTACCTCGTTTACTGGGACAATAGTTTTTTGCTTTACGTTAAAAAAGATGGCATAAATGATGGTGTTATTAAAAAGTTTGGGTATAATTGGATCAGACCAAAACCAAATCTTTCATACCTTGACGGCTATTTAAAAACCCCTGATAGGCTATCTATGGTGATAAAGGAATTCCAAAGGGCACTGATCTTTAATCCTGATTTTAAGGAAGGATACTCTTCACTGGGTTATATCTATCTGAAGTTGGGAGACCTGGAACCGTCTCTTAAAAACTATCTCTCTTTGCTTTCTATTGACCCTCAAAATATTTCGGCACTGACCAATATCGGAGTGATAAAAGCCAGGCAGGGGAGGTTAAAGGAAGCTATTGAATACTGGAAAAAGGCTATTGAAATAGACAGCAAAAATGTCACTGCTATCCAAAACATACAGAGAGCAAAACAAACACTGAGCGATAAATTATAACTATGAAAGTACTATTAATTTCACCACCTGCATTTAACACCATTCGGGGGGACTCGTCGGACATCTTTGAAGAGGAAAGCGGCATTTATCCTCCGTTAGGATTAATGTATGTAGTTGCTTATCTCAAAGTACATACTGACCATTCTGTAGAAATTCTGGATACTCAGGCAAATGGTTTGACTTACCCAGAGATAGAAAAGGAGATAAGGCGAATATTACCGGATATTGTTGGTATAACTACTCTCACATTTACCCTGATTGATGTCATTAACATAGCAAAAATGGTAAGAAGAATTGATAGCAATATCCACATCTGTTTGGGTGGACCTCATGTCTACATCTATCCCGATGAGACTATCCGATTTCCCTTTGTTGATTCCCTGGTTCTGGGGGAAGGTGAGATAGCATTTGCAGAACTGACTGACTCTTTGGCAAAACATATCCCCCTGGATAAGGTAAAAGGGATTGTGTTTAAAAATGGGGGAGAGATTATTCATACAGAATCCAGAGAATTTAACACAAATCTGGACTCCCTTCCTTTTCCAGAACGAGGGATGACCCCCTATAAGAGTTATAGTTCTGTTTTGTCTAAAGAGTCATTAATGACCACCATGATGACCAGCCGGGGCTGTCCATTTTCATGCATATACTGCCATAGACCCCATATGGGAAAGAAGTACAGGTACAGATCCGCTGTCAATGTTGTGAATGAGATGGAAGAGTGTGCAAATATGGGTATAAGGGGATTTATGATCTTTGATGATATATTTACTTTAAACAGAGACAGGGTATTTGATGTATGTAACGAGATTATTAACCGTAGATTGAATATAAGCTGGGACATAAGGTCGAGGGTAAATACTGTTGATTATGAGATGCTTAAACAGTTGAAAAAGGCAGGCTGCAAAAGGATATCCTATGGCATTGAAGCGGGTACAGACAAGGTACTGAAAGCATTAAAAAAAGGGACTACTTTGAAACAGGCAGAAGAAGCAATAAAGATGACAAAGAAGCTGGGGATAGCTACTTTAGCGGACTTTATGATCGGTTCTCCTGAAGAGGAGCGGGAGGACATAATCAAGACTATTGACTTTGCTCTGAGGCTTAAGCCCGACTTTGCACAGTTTACAATAACGACCCCTTACCCTGCTACTGAACTCTATAGATTGGGGTTAGAAGACGGATTAATAAAGGATGACTATTGGAAGGGATTTGCGGAAGAGCCTGACCGTGGTTTCGAGACCCCTGCCTGGGAAGAAAACCTTTCCAGGAAAGAACTATTTGGATTGCTACTGCTTGCTTACAAAAGATTTTATCTCCGCCCAGGTTATATTATGAAGAGTTTAATTAAGGTTCGGTCGTTCAAGGAACTCAAAAAAAAGATGAAAGCCGGGTTAAAAGTCTTTAAAATTTAGGAAGGGGACGGTTAACCGATGAGAGTAGTTTTAATAAATGCACCTTATTTAGATATATATGGTTCAATAAACGTTGGAAGGAATCATGGTTTTTCACTTGGACTGGGATATATAGCCTCAGTTCTCCGCGATGCTGGAAATGAGGTTTATCTGTTAGACCCTGAGCCGTTACAGATGGACCATAAAGACATAAAAAATTACCTCATCGAAAAAGACCCACAGCTCGTGGGCATATCCTGTGCTACCCCTAACTTTAAGGGCGCCTGTCAAATAGCACAGCTCATAAAAAGAGAGATGGGGATTGCTGTGGTTCTTGGAGGGGTACATGCTTCCGGAGTACCGATGGAGATAATGGAAAACTATCCGGAGTTTGATATTGTAGTCGTAGGAGAAGGGGAAAAGACAATGGTTGAACTGTCCCAGGAACTTGATAAACCTAAACCCCATTTAGAAAGTGTTCTTGGTATCGTATACAGGGATAATGGAACTGTAAAGAGAACTTTACCACGCCCTTTAATTGAAGACGTGGACAGTATACCCTTTCCTGCCCGGGATCTGGTAGACCTGTCTAGATATCGATCTCAGGTACACTTAGACCGGGGAAAGAGGTTTGCAACCATGCTTACAAGTCGTGGATGCCCGGCACGGTGTACCTACTGCGCCACCAAATTGACTATGGGAAGAGGCTTCCGTGCTCATAGCCCTGAATACGTAATATCAGAGATAGAGCACCTTATTACTGCATATGGCATAGAACATTTTGTGTTTGTAGATGACACCTTTACCATTAATAAGAAAAGAGTAGAAAAGATATGCAGGATGATAATAAAAAGGAATTATAACATTATCTGGTACTGTTTTGCCCGTGTAAATACAGTTTCAAGAGACTTGCTTCTGCTTATGAAAGAAGCCGGGTGTTTTAGCCTGCTATATGGAGTGGAGTCAGCTAACGATAAAATATTAAAAAATATCAAGAAAGGGGCAAATGCTGATCAGGCAAGAAATGCACTAAAGATCAGTAACGAACTTGGATTTAAGACCCTTGCTGCGTTTTTGATTGGCAGCCCTGGAGATACTAAAGAAACAGTCGAAGAAAACATCAAATTTGCTATAGAGTTAAATCCTGTGATAGCTTCATTTAATCGCATTACTCCATTTCCTGGAACTGAGCTATATGAAACCCATTACAAGCCCAGATACGGAAACGTTACAGTTTGGGACGATTTTTTCCCAAAAGGCATTAACCCGATACTTGTCTCAGAAAACCTGAGTAAATCAGATTTACAGAAGTTAACTGTAAAGGCATATCTCCGCTTTTACCTTCGCCCTAAACAGATAATACGGATCCTATTTAATCTTGGTTCCTTTTCTGAATTTATGGCATATGTTCGAGGGGCGTTTGGCTTGTTCAGGCGCATTTGGGAATGGAAACGAGCATAGAGGGGGAAAACTGAAAATTCAGAGGATAGGATAGGAAAAAAGACACCTATGGAGAAGGCATTGCTTATACATGTTGGACAAGAGGATTTTAGCTATACACTGGCCAGTAAACGGGATTACGCATTTAAGCGAGAGGTACAGATAGGGTTTGCTTATTTAGCCGCTGCCCTGGCACAGCATCAGGTTGATGTTGAGATACTCGACTTGACTCTCAACGACTGCACCTTTGATCATCTCATGGCTAAAGTAAATGAGGAATGCCCTGTTTTCATTGGTTTTTATGCTGCCACGACTATCAAAGAACGAGTAATAGATTTTGTTCGTTTCCTGGTAAAAAACTTGTCAGACAAAAAAATCCTCATTGGCGGCCCGGATATCTTTAATGTTGATGACTACCTGACCGCTGGTGCAGATGCCTTTTGCATAGGTGAAGGAGAGAGGACCATTATCGAACTGTTAGAATATTGCCGTGGACAGCGAGAGCTGGACAGCATAAAAGGTCTTGCTTACTGTCAAGATGGTCAGATTATTCACACTCCTCCCCGGAAGTTGATTGAAGACCTTAATGAACTGCCTATACCTGCATGGGATAAGTATGATTTGAACTGCTACTACGATTTCCATGTTTTTGATATGAAAACTCCCTATACCTCAATCATGGCTTCCCGGGGATGTCCTTTTAACTGTACTTACTGTGTTTCACATAAGATTTGGGGAAATAAGCTCCGTTATCGCTCTCCAGAGCATGTTATGAATGAAATAGACTATCTCGTCAAGGAAAAAGGTGTACGATATATCACTTTTCAAGATGACATCTGGGGATGGAACAATGACGAATGGGCGCGTAGTATTTGCTTGAGCCTTATAGACCGCAAGTATGATCTCAAGTGGCGTTGTATCCTCCATCCATTCAGTTTCAAGGGAAGCCGGAAAGATATTTTGCCCTTGATGCGACAGGCAGGCTGCACTTCTATTACTACCGGGCTTCAGTCTGCATCGGCAAGGATTCTCAAGAATATAAATCGCAGCCCCAAAGAACCCGAATCACTTGCTAACTTAATCGGGATTGCCAAGAGGTTAGGCATCAACAACAACACAGCTTTCATTTTTGGGCTGCCAGGCGATACAGAAGAAAGCATAGAAGAGTCAATCCGTTATGCGATTAAGGTTAGACCGACTTTTGCCGCTTTTTACACCCTTTCAGTACTACCAGGCTCTGCTATTTGGTCTATGGAACAACATGGACATTTTTCAAGATTGCCACCGGAATTCCTGGAACGAAAATGCAGGGAAGCAGCCAGGCGTTTTTACACTAATCCTCGTATCTTATGGCAGCTTTTCTGCTCAGTTATTCGCACAAATCCTAAATGGTTTCTAAAAGCCATGAACAGAATGAGCTACTTGACACAATTTGCAGGCCTTTCCAGACAGAGGTAGAAAGGATGGAAGGAATTGACAATAAAAGGGTTACTTCAAAACAAAGGCATAGTAAGGTTAATAGGTGCCCTTATATTTATTGTTATCCTTACCAGAATAGATTTTTCTAAAATCATAGAGGCATTTCTCATCACAAACCTTTTCTATTACTTGGGAGGGCTGGCATTAACATTACCGGTTGTTGGATTAAGTGCAATAAGGTGGCAAAAGATTCTGAGCATCCTGAACATAAAGTACAGCCTGAAAGACTGTTTTGCAGTTTATTCCATAGGGTTATATATAGGGTTACTAACCCCTGGGAAATTGGGAGATTTCATTAAAGTGCTCTATCTGGCTAAGGAAAAGTTCTCTGTCCGAAGGTCGCTTATAAGTGTAGCTGGAGATAAGGTTTTCGACTTTATTGCTCTACTGGTATTTGGGATAGCAGGTATGGCTGTTTTTTTTAAAGATTCCTTAAACTCATTATTCTATTTAACTTTATCAATGCTGATAGCTGGTATGGTTTTATATATCACCTGCTGCCGAAAGAGAGGCAGCACTCTATTGGCAAGGATAACCGATAGCCTGGTTCCAGAGAAGTACAAAGACAGTATTAAGGTAAACAATCTATTGGATGATCTTAGATTATTTAAAGGAAGAGATGCAATATGGCTCTCTGTATTAACCCTGACAAGATGGTCAATCTTTTTTATCCTTAGTTATATCCTGGTACTGTCCCTTGATATAGATATATCATTTTTAAATGCAACAATTAGCATAGCAGTAGCTTCTATAGCAGCAGTACTCCCTATATCAATTGCAGGTATCGGGACGAGAGATGCAGCTTTAATACTAATGTTTTCTGAACTGGGATTAAGCGCAGAAAAGGCTGTAGCCTTTTCTCTCCTTCATTTGTCTATATCCGTTCTAATGGTTATAATAGGATTTGTATTCTGGATGCAAAGACCTTTAAAGGCTGATTAGTCTACCCTGAAACGTGAAGAAGTATCTATTGGAGCAAATAAAACTGATGGACATCTTTGAGGCAATTCTGAAAAGAAGAAGCATCAGAAAGTACATGGACAAGGATATACCTGACGAGATTCTTGAAAAGATACTGGAGGCAGGTACATGGGCGCCTTCATCCTGCAACGAACAGTTGTGGAACTTTATTGTTGTTAAGAGTAAGGAGACAAGGGAAAGACTGGTGAGTGAAGCCGGTAGTTCCTCTCTGATACTAAAGGCACCGTTACTGGTGGTAAATACCTATCATAACCAGAACTTAAAAGAGGCTTATACCTCTATGGCAGTTGCCATACAAAACACCTTTCTGACAGCATTTGCTCTGGGTCTGGGTTCCCTGTGGCTGGATAGTATTGGTAAAGAACGGGTAGTTAAGGATATACTGGCTATTCCGGATGACCAGGTCATCGTCTGTTTCAGCCTTTTCGGTTACCCTAAAAAGACTATACTGAATCCTCCTCCAAGAAAACCGCTGGATAAGGTAGTACACAGAGAATCCTTTTTTCAAAAACAGCAAAACACCTTTTACCATGATCCAAATAAATGGACTATTGAAAGCATAAGGGAATACCAACGATTTTTCTGTCGAAAAACTGAATTGGGACATCCTGTAGATGTGGTAAACAGACATGAAAAAGCCTTTATTGAGAAGCTGTTAAGTGGTGTTTCAGATGCCATCTTAGATGTCTTCTCTTATGACGGTTCATTACTGAACCTCTTTCCTATGGAAGCCCAACTCTTTTCATTAAATCTGTCCGAACAGACGTCCATTTATACGAAGAATGCTACAGAACATGAAGTTGAACATTTGATATATGACGGTTCTATAGAACTTGAGAATGAGTCCATAGGCACTGCGACCTGTCTTTTCAAGCTGGAGCGTATCCCGACCGGAGATTACGGAAAACTGTTTAAAGAAATCAAACGGGTGCTAAGAGATGACGGCAGGTTTCTTATATTAACTAGAGAAAGCAGATCCCTTTACAACCTTTTTTACATGGTAATGAGCAAAATCTTCGGTGATAATGTGAAGAAGTCAGCCATATTCTCATTTTTTGGGCCTTACAAACCTCTTAACTCAAAAACTATCAAAACTGAATTGGAAAATAGCGGGTTCAAGGTTGTCGTTGAGAGGTTTTGTTTGTTCCCCCCAATTTTTGAGGATATTTTTCACCTGTTTTTACAATACAGGGCGTCTGGAGGGACAACTTTCTTACATGCAATGGGTAGGAAAAGCTTTTTTCTTACAATCTTGAGAAAGATATTCGATCTTCAAAAGGTTAGAAGATCCAGGTCCGGTTCGTTGGCTTTGATAACAGCGGGAAAAAATACAACGCAGTAAGTTACAGGTTTAATTATGACAGGTGTAAAAAACGAACATGATATATATGCAGAGACAGCCATAGGGCAGATCCCCCGCTTGCTCAGCATGATGGATCGCAAAGAATTTTCGCTCAACTATGGATGCCTTGATCGTCCATATTGGCAGTACAGAATGATAGACTTTCCAGGGGCATCCTTTCAGACCGCTGCCCTTTCTCTTGCCATGGCATATAAGAACAACTATCCACACAGCGTATACTTCAATAACCGAAGGGTAAAAAAATGGGCAATTGCCGCAATACAGTTTTTAGCAAAGATACAGAACGCAGACGGCAGCTTCAGTCATTTTTATCCAAACATCTGGAGTCTTGCTGTAGTGGCATTTCCTGTATATTCAGTCTCGGAGGCATATTTGCTGCTGGAGGATGAAATGGACAACAGAACCAAAGAAAGCCTGTACAGTATGTTCAAAAAGGCAGGAGACTGGATGGTCAGATGTGATGACATGGAGGTTACAAACCAGATGGCGGGGGCAGCCATGGCCCTTTATAACATCTATCTGATTACACAAGACAACAAGTATCTTGTTGATTCTCAAGCTAAAATTGACAGGATTCTTACTACTCAAACCCCGGACGGCTATTTCTATGAATATGGCGGTGGAGATATTGGTTACTCTACAGTTACTATTGACTACCTTGCCAAGTATTATCAAAAAACCGGGAAGGAATATCTGCTGGAACCTCTGGAGAGATTAATCGAGTACGTGAGTTACTTTTTCCATCCAAATTTTACCTCAGGTGGAGAGTATGCAAGCCGGAATAACGAATTTGTTATACCAGGCGGCTTTGAGATACTGGCAGACAGAATCCCATTGGCAGGAACGATCGGGGATTTTGTGTTGAATGGTTTGAAAGAGAAGGCAATAATAGACTCTGCTACCCTTGACGGCTTATACCTTTGTGTAAACAACCATTCCTATCTTGAAGCCTATGAAAACTATAAGCCCAGAAAGAAAACCGAACCCATCCCTCATTATCAGAAGGGAATCAGGTATTTCCCCTTTTCCAAGACCCTTGTTATAAACAACGATGCATTTTACTCTGTGGTAGGAGCCGGGAAAGGAGGAACAATCAGAATTTACACAAGAAATGGCAGCCAGTCAAGGTTGCTTTTAGACGACTGTGGACTTGTTGGAAGGCTCTCAAACAGCACGGTAGTAAGCAGCCAATGGCTGGACCCGGATTATAAAATAGACTATGATGAAAACAAAAGGCTCATATCCATAAAAGGGAACTTACACAGGATAAATCAGGCCAGCCTTACCTCATGTAAGCTGTTTCTGTCAAGGATTGTTCTCTCAGTAATCTCCAAACTTCCATCTGTTAGAAGGTTTATATATAAAAAACTGCGCCAGATACTTATAACAAAAAGCAGTTCCTTCCCTGTTGGATTTAAAAGGGATATACAGTTTTATGATGAAAAGATAATAATTGTTGATCATGTAATACGTGAAAAGAGTTTAAAATTTCTTTATCTTGACGCCCTTTCCAAATTCACAACCATGTACGGACAGTCAAAGGAATTCTTCCAGCCTCAAGAACTTTTCAGTTTGGAAGGCTTCCCCAGGGAAGATTTTACTAATCTTTTTAATAAGAGAGGAAATGCAGCTCTTTCACGAACAATTTATCCTAGGGAAGAGAAGATAGAATGGCATATCGTTAGCTAAGCGGTGAAAAAGAATGGACCATCTTGAACAATATCTGATACAAATACTATCTTTCTGGCTTCAGGCAGAAGAAAAAACACTGGAGGGAGTGGTTGCCCCATCAACTCTAACATTGATGAAAGAGTTGCTTTTGGAAAACAGGCTATCCTCTTTCCAAAAAGTCACCAGAAAGTTAGTATCTCCATTACTAAGAAGGACTCCCTCCAAGCTACGTTATTCTGTAACTACTATTTTAAAAGGGATTAGAAGCCTAAAAGGGATACGCTCCGAAGGCATCGGACAGTGCAGGCTGGTTCAGATAATAGAACAATTGAAGGGCAAAATGGGAATCAAAAGGTATATATGGGATGGGAAAAGTTCTGCCCTCTGTATGACGCATGACGTTGACTATTCGGCAGGCTACAGGAACCTTCTAAAAGTTGCAAGGCTGGATAATAGATATGGGATAGAATCTACATTCAATCTGCTGGTTTACGGAGACTATAGATTAGAAGAAAGCCTGCTTTCGGAAATAATAGATATGGGTCATAATATCGGGCTTCATGGATATGACCATGACATAGCCTTTGGATACAGGCAAAAGAGATATATAGAAAACAGACTGAGAACCGCAATGAAGGGGTTAAATGTAAATGTAAGTGGTTACAGAGCCCCGGCCTTTTGTTTTAGCAGAAACCTGATTGAAGTACTAAACGATCTTGGTTTTAAATATGATACCTCTTTACTCGTAACCAACGGTCCTTATCATGGCATAGAGGTCTGTTTCCCTTATCGTTATCCATTTTTAAGAATATGGGAAATTCCTTTGACCATAGACGATACCTTTCTCTTTAGAGACCGTAGACTCTCTGAAAAAGAAGCCCTGAGGGTTTCAAAACATGTAATCGCTGACGTAAACGCTGTAGGGGGTTTGACAGTAATCAATACTCATCCCAGCATTATCATCAGAAACCTAAATTTCTATGAAGAATTATTGGGTTACCTGAAAGAACAGGACAATATACAACTTGAATCCATGGAGTCTCTGGTTAACTATTTAGAGGAAAAGCAGCAAAACACGGTTAAACCTCTTATCCTGAAGACGGAAAATAATTGAAATCTGTTATGAAAATAAGGAAAGGCATTAGGATACCCATTCTTATTTTTTCCCTTATAGGGATAATTATCTCAATGTACTCACTCCAGCAAAGGATAGATCGTATTAAACTGGAAACGAGAACAATTGAAGACTTAAAGTACCTGCCGTCAGGGAAATTTATCAAACCAGCCGCACTTGGTTTCGATGAATTGTTAGCCGATTTACTCTGGATCAAGGCAGTAACCTATTTTGGGGGACATTACCTTACAGACAAGCAGTATAATTGGCTCTACCACATTCTGGATATTACCACAACTCTGGACCCCAGGTTTGAATATGCTTATGAATTTGGAGGGATAATACTCTCAATTGAAGCAAACCAGATAAAGGAGAGTGTTGCCTTACTCAAAAAGGGTATTGAAAACCATCCTAAAGAATGGAAACTGCCATTTCTTTTAGGCTTTATTCATTTTTACTATCTCAATGACTATAAACTTGCAGCTCACTACATAGAAAAGGCTTCACTGCTGCCCAACCGTCCTGACTTTTTACCTGGTTTAGCCGCAACCTTTTATACTAAAGCCCATACCCCTGAATTGGGCGTAGAGTTTCTAACCATGGTATATAACAGTACCAATGATGAACGGGTGAGAAAAAACATTGAAAAAAAGATAAGAGAGATTATAAGCGGTTCAAAGTAGTATTGGAACGTCCCTTTAAACAGCACACTTAAGTGCGCTGTTGTCGTTATGAATTGCTAGAAGGAGGAAAATGCTAATTGATAGTGGTTAAGACTCAAGGGCTGTCCAAGGAATTCAGGACAGGATTTACAATGAAGAAGGTAAGCGCACTTCATAACCTGAATCTGGAGGTCGAAGAGGGAGAAATCTTTGGATATATAGGACCTAATGGTGCCGGTAAAACAACCACCTTAAAGATACTTACAGGGCTTATATATCCCACTTCCGGAAATGCATGGGTACTCGGAAGAGACATCAGAGACGTAGCTATTAAGAAGGACATCGGTTTTCTTCCGGAAGGACCTTATTTCTATGATTATCTTACAGCAAAAGAGTTTCTATATTTTTATGGACAACTTTTTGGCATGAGAAATAGAGAGATAGAAAAAAATGTGGACGAACTCCTTGATCTGGTTGAGCTTAGGCATGTAAAGGATATCCAGCTTAGAAGATTTTCCAAGGGGATGCTACAGAGAATAGGCATTGCTCAGGCACTGATCAACAACCCAAAGCTTTTACTGCTTGATGAACCCATGTCAGGATTAGACCCTATTGGAAGAGCAAAGAT
This genomic interval carries:
- a CDS encoding radical SAM protein: MEKALLIHVGQEDFSYTLASKRDYAFKREVQIGFAYLAAALAQHQVDVEILDLTLNDCTFDHLMAKVNEECPVFIGFYAATTIKERVIDFVRFLVKNLSDKKILIGGPDIFNVDDYLTAGADAFCIGEGERTIIELLEYCRGQRELDSIKGLAYCQDGQIIHTPPRKLIEDLNELPIPAWDKYDLNCYYDFHVFDMKTPYTSIMASRGCPFNCTYCVSHKIWGNKLRYRSPEHVMNEIDYLVKEKGVRYITFQDDIWGWNNDEWARSICLSLIDRKYDLKWRCILHPFSFKGSRKDILPLMRQAGCTSITTGLQSASARILKNINRSPKEPESLANLIGIAKRLGINNNTAFIFGLPGDTEESIEESIRYAIKVRPTFAAFYTLSVLPGSAIWSMEQHGHFSRLPPEFLERKCREAARRFYTNPRILWQLFCSVIRTNPKWFLKAMNRMSYLTQFAGLSRQR
- a CDS encoding lysylphosphatidylglycerol synthase transmembrane domain-containing protein, with protein sequence MTIKGLLQNKGIVRLIGALIFIVILTRIDFSKIIEAFLITNLFYYLGGLALTLPVVGLSAIRWQKILSILNIKYSLKDCFAVYSIGLYIGLLTPGKLGDFIKVLYLAKEKFSVRRSLISVAGDKVFDFIALLVFGIAGMAVFFKDSLNSLFYLTLSMLIAGMVLYITCCRKRGSTLLARITDSLVPEKYKDSIKVNNLLDDLRLFKGRDAIWLSVLTLTRWSIFFILSYILVLSLDIDISFLNATISIAVASIAAVLPISIAGIGTRDAALILMFSELGLSAEKAVAFSLLHLSISVLMVIIGFVFWMQRPLKAD
- a CDS encoding nitroreductase family protein; protein product: MEQIKLMDIFEAILKRRSIRKYMDKDIPDEILEKILEAGTWAPSSCNEQLWNFIVVKSKETRERLVSEAGSSSLILKAPLLVVNTYHNQNLKEAYTSMAVAIQNTFLTAFALGLGSLWLDSIGKERVVKDILAIPDDQVIVCFSLFGYPKKTILNPPPRKPLDKVVHRESFFQKQQNTFYHDPNKWTIESIREYQRFFCRKTELGHPVDVVNRHEKAFIEKLLSGVSDAILDVFSYDGSLLNLFPMEAQLFSLNLSEQTSIYTKNATEHEVEHLIYDGSIELENESIGTATCLFKLERIPTGDYGKLFKEIKRVLRDDGRFLILTRESRSLYNLFYMVMSKIFGDNVKKSAIFSFFGPYKPLNSKTIKTELENSGFKVVVERFCLFPPIFEDIFHLFLQYRASGGTTFLHAMGRKSFFLTILRKIFDLQKVRRSRSGSLALITAGKNTTQ
- a CDS encoding polysaccharide deacetylase family protein, with the protein product MDHLEQYLIQILSFWLQAEEKTLEGVVAPSTLTLMKELLLENRLSSFQKVTRKLVSPLLRRTPSKLRYSVTTILKGIRSLKGIRSEGIGQCRLVQIIEQLKGKMGIKRYIWDGKSSALCMTHDVDYSAGYRNLLKVARLDNRYGIESTFNLLVYGDYRLEESLLSEIIDMGHNIGLHGYDHDIAFGYRQKRYIENRLRTAMKGLNVNVSGYRAPAFCFSRNLIEVLNDLGFKYDTSLLVTNGPYHGIEVCFPYRYPFLRIWEIPLTIDDTFLFRDRRLSEKEALRVSKHVIADVNAVGGLTVINTHPSIIIRNLNFYEELLGYLKEQDNIQLESMESLVNYLEEKQQNTVKPLILKTENN
- a CDS encoding ABC transporter ATP-binding protein: MVKTQGLSKEFRTGFTMKKVSALHNLNLEVEEGEIFGYIGPNGAGKTTTLKILTGLIYPTSGNAWVLGRDIRDVAIKKDIGFLPEGPYFYDYLTAKEFLYFYGQLFGMRNREIEKNVDELLDLVELRHVKDIQLRRFSKGMLQRIGIAQALINNPKLLLLDEPMSGLDPIGRAKIKEIILQLKEDGKTILFSSHILSDVEMLCDRVGILTNGKLTDVGSLDSLLIPEVKSIEIVMSRLEENIIEEIRTITEKVTLRDEKMLIMVDGEENKERVLRIIEKNRGRLLSLTPRRKTLEEYLVEKVNRGIVL